One window from the genome of Verrucomicrobiota bacterium encodes:
- a CDS encoding response regulator gives MKHVLVVEDDPMNAKLFQTLLTRKGPYRVSVSDQAADVLERVRAGDVDLVIMDVSLRHATYAGEAIDGVGITRLIKDDEETRCIPVMLATAHAMQGDRESLLADSGAEDYVSKPIVDHQQFLSRVSTLIRNPPPDSTD, from the coding sequence GTGAAGCATGTCCTCGTCGTCGAAGATGACCCCATGAATGCCAAGCTCTTTCAGACGCTCCTGACCCGGAAAGGCCCGTATCGGGTCAGTGTGTCCGATCAGGCCGCCGATGTGCTGGAGCGCGTCCGCGCCGGCGATGTCGATCTGGTGATCATGGACGTCTCGCTCAGGCATGCCACGTATGCCGGCGAAGCCATTGATGGCGTCGGCATTACGCGCCTGATCAAGGATGACGAGGAGACCCGCTGCATTCCCGTCATGCTGGCCACCGCACACGCCATGCAAGGCGATCGCGAGTCGCTTCTGGCCGACAGCGGCGCTGAGGACTACGTGTCAAAACCGATTGTTGACCACCAGCAGTTCCTCAGCAGGGTCAGCACACTGATCCGCAATCCTCCGCCTGACTCGACAGACTGA